The Mucilaginibacter mallensis genome has a segment encoding these proteins:
- the lon gene encoding endopeptidase La — protein MSFDPYDFKSAMPMLNDDAEFFPLMSSEDEAEMNNELVPDILPILPLRNTVLFPGVVIPITVGRDKSIKLIRDANKGDRMIGVVSQQDVGIEDPTFNQLNKVGTVALIIKVLQMPDGNTTVILQGKKRFILREEIQSEPYIKAAIDSFKEVKPKEDKEFKAMISSIKDMAMNIIQLSPNIPSEAGIAIRNIESSSFLINFISSNMNADMTAKQNLLEIANLRERTNLVLEHLTLDLQMLELKNQIQTKVRVDLDKQQRDYFLNQQLKTIQEELGGNSPDLEIDSLRERGKKKKWAKDVNDHFNKELDKLARINPAAADYSVQINYLELLLDLPWNEFTKDNFDLKRAQKVLDKDHFGLDKVKQRIIEYLAVLKLKHNMKAPILCLVGPPGVGKTSLGKSIAKALGRKYVRMALGGIRDEAEIRGHRKTYIGAMPGRIITSIKKAGAANPVFILDEIDKVGNDFRGDPSSALLEVLDPEQNSTFYDHYVEMDFDLSNVMFIATANSLSSIQPALLDRMEIIEVNGYTIEEKIEIAKQHLLPKQREAHGLKTKDVVIKGDVLEKIVEDYTRESGVRALEKKIGSVVRGVAKSIALEEPYNNTVSKPDVERILGAPIYDKDLYEGNNVAGVVTGLAWTSVGGDILFIEASLSPGKGRLTLTGSLGDVMKESATIAMAYLRAHSSYFDINPKLFDLWDVHIHVPAGATPKDGPSAGVTMLTALTSAFTQRKIKPHLAMTGEITLRGRVLPVGGIKEKILAAKRANIKEIILCKSNQKDILEIKESYIKDLQFHYVTDMREVINLALLNQQVDDALDLTVKEETKPVLS, from the coding sequence ATGAGTTTTGATCCGTACGATTTTAAGAGTGCTATGCCGATGTTGAACGATGATGCTGAATTTTTTCCGCTAATGTCATCAGAGGATGAAGCCGAGATGAATAATGAGCTGGTTCCGGACATTTTGCCCATACTGCCTTTACGTAATACTGTGTTATTTCCCGGCGTGGTGATCCCTATCACTGTTGGCAGGGATAAATCTATAAAGCTGATCCGCGATGCCAATAAAGGCGACCGGATGATAGGTGTAGTTTCGCAACAGGATGTGGGTATTGAAGATCCTACCTTTAACCAGCTTAATAAAGTAGGTACTGTTGCCCTGATTATAAAAGTACTGCAAATGCCTGATGGTAACACAACTGTTATCCTGCAAGGCAAAAAACGCTTTATTTTAAGGGAAGAAATACAAAGCGAGCCTTATATTAAGGCTGCCATTGATTCATTTAAAGAAGTAAAGCCAAAAGAGGATAAAGAATTTAAAGCCATGATCTCGTCTATAAAAGACATGGCCATGAATATTATCCAGCTTTCGCCAAACATACCTAGTGAGGCAGGCATTGCTATCAGGAATATTGAAAGCAGTTCATTTTTGATAAACTTTATATCATCAAACATGAACGCTGATATGACTGCCAAGCAAAATTTGCTGGAGATCGCCAATCTGCGTGAGCGTACCAACCTGGTTTTGGAACATTTAACTTTGGACCTGCAAATGTTGGAACTAAAGAACCAGATACAAACCAAGGTGCGTGTCGATCTGGATAAGCAACAGCGTGATTATTTCCTGAACCAACAGCTAAAAACTATACAGGAAGAACTGGGCGGTAATTCGCCTGACCTGGAGATCGATAGTTTACGTGAACGTGGTAAAAAGAAAAAATGGGCCAAGGATGTTAATGACCATTTTAATAAAGAGCTTGACAAATTAGCCCGCATAAACCCTGCCGCGGCAGATTATTCGGTACAGATAAATTACCTGGAGCTATTGCTCGATCTGCCATGGAACGAGTTTACTAAAGATAACTTCGACCTTAAACGTGCCCAAAAGGTATTGGATAAGGATCATTTTGGTTTAGATAAGGTAAAACAACGCATCATAGAATACCTGGCCGTGCTTAAATTAAAGCATAATATGAAAGCCCCTATCCTTTGTTTGGTTGGCCCTCCGGGAGTTGGTAAAACTTCATTGGGCAAATCAATTGCAAAGGCATTGGGCCGTAAATATGTGCGTATGGCTTTAGGCGGTATCCGCGATGAAGCTGAGATACGCGGTCACCGTAAAACATACATAGGCGCTATGCCGGGCCGTATCATAACATCAATAAAAAAGGCCGGGGCTGCAAACCCTGTGTTTATTTTGGATGAGATTGATAAAGTAGGTAATGATTTCAGGGGCGACCCATCTTCTGCCCTGCTTGAAGTACTCGACCCTGAACAAAACAGCACTTTTTATGATCATTATGTAGAAATGGATTTCGACTTGTCGAACGTCATGTTCATCGCGACAGCAAACTCACTGAGCAGTATACAGCCGGCATTGCTTGATCGTATGGAGATCATTGAAGTTAATGGCTATACCATCGAAGAAAAAATAGAGATCGCCAAACAACATTTATTGCCTAAACAACGTGAGGCACATGGTTTAAAAACCAAGGATGTAGTTATTAAAGGTGATGTACTTGAAAAAATAGTTGAGGATTACACCCGTGAGTCTGGCGTACGTGCATTGGAGAAAAAAATTGGCTCGGTAGTACGTGGGGTAGCAAAAAGCATTGCGCTTGAGGAGCCTTATAATAATACCGTAAGCAAACCTGATGTTGAGCGAATTTTAGGCGCGCCTATATATGATAAGGACCTGTACGAAGGCAATAACGTAGCGGGTGTGGTAACAGGTCTGGCCTGGACATCGGTTGGCGGCGATATATTGTTTATTGAGGCTAGTTTAAGCCCCGGTAAAGGCCGTTTAACCTTAACAGGTAGTTTGGGTGATGTGATGAAAGAATCGGCTACTATAGCCATGGCTTACCTGCGTGCGCATTCCTCTTATTTTGATATCAACCCTAAATTGTTTGATCTGTGGGATGTACATATACACGTACCTGCGGGCGCTACACCAAAGGATGGGCCATCGGCTGGAGTAACTATGTTAACTGCGCTTACATCGGCCTTTACACAGCGTAAAATCAAGCCTCACCTGGCCATGACCGGCGAGATCACCCTGCGTGGCCGTGTTTTACCTGTTGGTGGTATTAAAGAAAAAATACTGGCCGCAAAACGTGCCAATATTAAAGAGATAATACTTTGCAAGTCGAACCAAAAGGATATACTGGAAATTAAGGAATCATATATTAAAGATCTTCAGTTTCATTATGTAACCGATATGCGCGAGGTAATTAACCTTGCCCTTTTAAATCAACAGGTTGATGACGCGCTTGATCTTACAGTAAAGGAAGAAACTAAACCTGTTTTGAGTTAA
- a CDS encoding tetratricopeptide repeat protein, with product MKLSVIVSLLIFSTIESTFAQNAYVKLGQQAFMDGDFKAAIQQLERGCIADSTDVNALWMLGYSYYHSDNYKKSIAAYTKVISIKPADASAYYYRARAKCYMAKDPQLSPADKEKYMLGSIYDFTKAIEINTDPSDIKFYQNRGIAYRDYAVFKLQPTPHFYDKNRAINALKASITDFEKVLSSDPTRSDISSLMELSKIKLADVVAHH from the coding sequence ATGAAGTTATCGGTCATAGTATCTTTGTTGATTTTCTCTACGATTGAAAGCACATTTGCCCAGAACGCTTATGTTAAATTAGGACAACAGGCTTTTATGGATGGGGATTTTAAAGCCGCCATTCAGCAGCTTGAGCGTGGCTGTATAGCCGACTCAACCGATGTTAACGCGCTTTGGATGCTAGGCTATTCCTATTACCATAGCGACAATTACAAAAAATCCATAGCAGCATATACCAAAGTTATTTCCATTAAACCGGCTGATGCATCTGCTTACTACTACAGGGCAAGGGCAAAATGCTATATGGCTAAGGATCCCCAGCTTTCACCAGCCGATAAGGAAAAATATATGTTAGGCTCGATATATGACTTTACCAAAGCCATAGAAATCAACACCGACCCCTCAGATATTAAATTTTACCAGAACAGGGGTATAGCCTACCGTGATTATGCTGTATTTAAACTACAGCCAACGCCACATTTTTACGATAAAAACAGGGCTATTAATGCATTAAAAGCCTCAATTACTGATTTTGAAAAGGTATTGAGCAGCGACCCTACACGGTCTGATATCTCATCCTTAATGGAGCTTTCAAAAATAAAACTGGCAGATGTTGTTGCTCATCATTGA
- the gpmI gene encoding 2,3-bisphosphoglycerate-independent phosphoglycerate mutase, whose amino-acid sequence MEKQKKVTLIILDGWGYGRNDESNAILAADTPFVDSLLANYPHSKLEASGMAVGLPEGQMGNSEVGHMNLGAGRVVYQELGRIHKAVLDNELPTNPVLKNAFEYAKANDKDVHFIGLVSDGGVHSHIKHVKGLVDAAGVYDLNNVFIHAFLDGRDTDPKSGLNFITDLEQYIEPTPVKIASVIGRYYAMDRDNRWERVKLAYDLMVNADGEATQDVLASIKKSYTDGVTDEFIRPIVHVDADGKPLAVIKDGDVVICFNFRTDRGREITIALTQKSFPEYNLHPLNLHYITMTTYDETFKNVQVVFTKEDLSKTLGEILEEAGKNQIRIAETEKYPHVTFFFSGGREKEFANEKRLLVPSPKVATYDLQPEMSAEGIRDAIIPELISGWPDFVVLNFANTDMVGHTGVFEAVVKAAETADRCTQAVVETGLAHGYSFIILADHGNADYMVNDDGSPNTAHTTNLVPCIIIDNDVKSVKDGKLGDVAPTVLKLLGVAIPAEMTGNVLV is encoded by the coding sequence GTGGAAAAACAGAAAAAAGTTACATTAATTATACTAGACGGCTGGGGTTACGGCCGTAATGATGAGTCGAACGCTATATTAGCTGCTGATACTCCTTTTGTTGATTCTTTATTGGCGAACTACCCGCACTCAAAGCTGGAAGCATCGGGCATGGCAGTAGGTTTGCCCGAAGGGCAGATGGGAAATTCAGAAGTTGGGCACATGAATTTAGGTGCAGGCCGCGTAGTTTACCAGGAGCTGGGCCGTATACACAAAGCGGTTTTAGATAACGAATTACCAACCAACCCGGTATTAAAAAACGCTTTTGAATACGCGAAAGCCAATGATAAGGACGTACACTTCATTGGTTTAGTATCCGATGGTGGTGTACACTCGCATATAAAACATGTAAAAGGTCTGGTTGATGCTGCCGGTGTTTACGATCTGAACAATGTTTTCATACATGCTTTTTTAGATGGCCGTGATACTGACCCAAAATCAGGGTTAAATTTCATAACTGATCTTGAACAATATATTGAACCAACCCCGGTAAAAATAGCCTCGGTTATTGGCCGTTATTACGCTATGGACCGCGACAATCGCTGGGAACGCGTAAAACTGGCTTATGACCTGATGGTTAATGCCGATGGCGAAGCTACTCAGGATGTACTGGCATCGATAAAAAAATCATATACTGATGGTGTTACCGATGAATTTATTAGACCGATAGTACATGTTGATGCTGATGGTAAACCGCTGGCTGTTATAAAAGATGGCGATGTGGTGATCTGCTTTAACTTCAGGACCGACCGTGGCCGTGAGATCACTATCGCGCTTACACAAAAATCTTTCCCTGAATATAACCTGCACCCGCTTAACCTGCATTATATTACCATGACCACCTATGATGAGACATTTAAAAATGTACAGGTGGTATTTACCAAAGAGGATTTAAGCAAAACCCTGGGCGAAATTTTGGAAGAGGCTGGCAAAAACCAGATCCGCATAGCTGAAACGGAAAAATATCCGCACGTAACTTTCTTCTTCTCAGGTGGCCGTGAAAAGGAATTTGCTAACGAAAAACGTTTACTGGTACCATCGCCAAAAGTGGCAACGTATGATCTGCAGCCCGAAATGAGCGCGGAAGGTATACGTGATGCCATTATCCCTGAATTGATCAGCGGTTGGCCTGACTTTGTGGTACTGAACTTTGCCAATACCGATATGGTTGGCCACACAGGTGTATTTGAAGCCGTTGTTAAAGCCGCTGAAACTGCCGACAGGTGTACACAGGCTGTTGTTGAAACAGGCTTAGCTCATGGTTATTCATTCATTATCCTGGCTGACCACGGTAATGCTGACTACATGGTTAATGACGATGGATCGCCGAATACAGCACATACTACCAACCTGGTACCGTGCATTATAATTGATAATGATGTAAAATCAGTAAAAGATGGCAAGCTTGGCGATGTTGCACCTACTGTATTAAAACTTTTAGGCGTTGCCATACCTGCAGAAATGACCGGGAATGTATTGGTATAA
- a CDS encoding DUF4783 domain-containing protein: protein MRFIYLSSVVILFIFTAAFQSDKIDNIAGFIKQGNTPEIVKLCASTVEMTVMGQENTYSKRQVEDALNNFFSKNKPQHVQLLHKVNSNQKFLFGVVILKSTGGTYRIAYTLNETEGAMKIIELRIEAEKAK, encoded by the coding sequence ATGAGGTTTATTTACTTGTCATCGGTTGTTATCTTATTCATTTTTACCGCTGCTTTTCAGTCGGATAAAATTGATAATATAGCCGGTTTCATAAAACAGGGCAACACACCCGAAATTGTAAAGCTTTGCGCGTCAACAGTTGAGATGACTGTAATGGGGCAGGAGAATACCTATTCCAAACGACAGGTAGAGGATGCTCTAAATAATTTCTTCAGCAAAAATAAACCCCAGCATGTGCAATTGTTACATAAGGTAAACTCCAACCAAAAATTCCTTTTTGGAGTGGTAATCCTCAAAAGCACAGGTGGTACTTATCGTATTGCCTATACCCTTAATGAAACGGAAGGCGCCATGAAAATTATTGAATTGCGTATTGAAGCTGAAAAAGCTAAATAA
- the nadC gene encoding carboxylating nicotinate-nucleotide diphosphorylase, translated as MDKELIDQFIISSLKEDVGDGDHTSLATIPADAVGKAKLLVKDYGVLAGVELAAEIFHVIDPQFKLNIFLKDGAVVKPKDVAFEVEGNVRNILTAERLVLNCMQRMSGIATKTREIVDLLKGTNTKVLDTRKTTPGMRYFEKWAVRIGGGVNHRFGLYDMILIKDNHVDYAGGIREAIESARNYVTGLNKKLAIEIEVRNLEEVEQVLQTGGVDRILLDNFGFDELCTAVNIIEGRYITEASGGITVDNIRRYADCGVDYISVGALTHSVKSLDLSLKAVKA; from the coding sequence TTGGACAAAGAACTTATAGACCAGTTTATCATTAGTTCATTAAAAGAAGATGTGGGCGATGGCGACCACACCTCACTGGCAACCATACCTGCCGACGCTGTTGGCAAAGCAAAACTTTTAGTAAAAGATTATGGCGTACTGGCTGGTGTTGAACTGGCTGCCGAAATATTTCATGTTATAGACCCTCAGTTTAAACTGAATATCTTTTTAAAAGATGGGGCTGTTGTTAAACCGAAAGATGTAGCATTTGAGGTTGAAGGCAATGTGCGGAATATTTTAACTGCCGAGCGTTTAGTGTTGAACTGCATGCAGCGCATGAGCGGTATTGCCACCAAAACCCGCGAAATTGTGGATCTGTTAAAAGGCACGAACACTAAGGTTTTAGATACCCGCAAAACCACACCCGGCATGCGCTACTTTGAGAAATGGGCAGTACGCATAGGCGGAGGGGTAAACCATCGTTTTGGTTTGTATGATATGATACTGATAAAGGATAATCATGTTGATTATGCAGGCGGTATTAGAGAGGCGATTGAAAGTGCGCGCAATTATGTGACCGGCCTAAACAAAAAGTTAGCCATTGAAATAGAAGTACGTAACCTTGAGGAAGTAGAACAGGTACTGCAAACCGGTGGGGTTGACCGCATATTGTTAGATAATTTTGGCTTTGACGAGCTCTGTACTGCCGTAAATATAATTGAAGGAAGATATATTACGGAAGCTTCGGGAGGTATTACCGTTGATAATATACGCCGGTATGCGGATTGCGGGGTTGATTATATTTCCGTTGGTGCTTTAACCCATTCTGTAAAAAGCCTCGACCTAAGTTTAAAAGCGGTGAAAGCGTAA
- the plsY gene encoding glycerol-3-phosphate 1-O-acyltransferase PlsY produces MISIYPISALILAYLCGSIPTAVWIGRAFFDVDVREYGSGNAGATNTFRVLGKKAGIPVMLIDILKGWTATNLAFFIGVSTTGAYNSAAYINYALALGIAAVMGHLFPIFAGFRGGKGIATLFGMILAINLPAALVCVGVFITVLLITRYVSLGSIIAGFTYPICVTFVFPMYIRSVIIYGMCMCLLILVTHQKNIERLLKGTESKVNLFKRKTT; encoded by the coding sequence ATGATATCAATCTATCCGATTTCAGCGCTCATACTGGCCTATCTGTGTGGATCGATCCCTACTGCGGTATGGATTGGGCGTGCATTTTTTGATGTGGATGTACGTGAATATGGCAGCGGCAACGCCGGCGCGACAAACACCTTCAGGGTACTCGGGAAAAAAGCCGGTATCCCGGTAATGCTTATCGATATTTTAAAAGGCTGGACGGCAACCAACCTTGCCTTTTTTATAGGGGTATCAACCACAGGTGCCTATAATTCTGCGGCTTATATTAATTACGCGCTTGCATTAGGTATTGCCGCGGTAATGGGCCACTTATTCCCAATTTTTGCAGGTTTCAGGGGAGGTAAGGGTATAGCAACTTTGTTTGGGATGATATTGGCTATTAATTTACCTGCCGCTTTAGTGTGTGTAGGCGTATTTATTACAGTACTTTTAATTACCCGTTATGTATCCCTGGGTTCGATTATAGCGGGTTTTACTTACCCGATTTGCGTAACGTTTGTTTTCCCGATGTATATACGGTCGGTAATTATATATGGCATGTGTATGTGCCTGCTGATATTAGTTACCCACCAAAAAAATATTGAACGTTTGCTGAAAGGCACAGAATCCAAAGTGAATCTATTCAAGAGAAAAACAACCTGA
- a CDS encoding YqjF family protein, protein MSTSSFLKAQWKNLLMLNYEVDPEILKPYLPAYTVLDLWQGKVLVSMVGFLFKETSVLGIKWPEHINFEEVNLRFYVKHFDGKEWKRGAVFISEIVPKSLIALIANNLYNEHYRALPMRHSITRCCKNHTDFLYEWKLKGKWNKLGGIVSDTFTPIQTGSPEEFIFEHYWGYNALGDKLTMEYQVEHISWQVAEVKDSIFEGDIVRLYGKEFEPYLSVKPYSVFFADGSDISVRMTNKLRVAPALPE, encoded by the coding sequence ATGAGCACCTCCAGTTTTTTAAAGGCACAATGGAAAAACCTGTTGATGCTCAATTACGAAGTTGATCCGGAAATATTAAAACCATATTTACCGGCTTATACCGTTCTCGACTTATGGCAAGGCAAAGTCCTGGTAAGTATGGTGGGTTTTTTATTTAAAGAAACCAGCGTATTAGGCATAAAATGGCCAGAGCATATAAACTTTGAAGAAGTAAACCTGCGTTTTTATGTAAAGCATTTTGATGGAAAGGAGTGGAAACGCGGAGCAGTTTTTATTAGTGAAATAGTACCTAAAAGCCTCATTGCTCTTATTGCCAATAATTTATATAATGAACATTACCGCGCCTTACCTATGCGCCATTCCATCACGCGTTGCTGCAAGAATCACACTGATTTTTTATACGAATGGAAATTAAAAGGCAAATGGAATAAACTTGGTGGTATAGTAAGCGATACGTTTACACCCATACAAACCGGTAGCCCCGAGGAATTTATTTTTGAGCATTACTGGGGTTATAATGCATTAGGTGATAAGTTAACCATGGAATACCAGGTTGAGCATATATCATGGCAGGTAGCCGAAGTTAAAGACAGTATTTTTGAGGGTGATATTGTTCGTCTATATGGAAAAGAATTTGAGCCTTATTTAAGTGTAAAACCATACTCTGTTTTTTTTGCTGATGGCTCGGATATTAGTGTTCGGATGACTAATAAGCTGCGGGTTGCCCCAGCGCTTCCAGAATAG
- a CDS encoding anthranilate synthase component I family protein: protein MITNTNDLQKFKQQALQWACVFDAVCYLDSNNFNDPYSKFDTLIAIGARHELIAESGNAFEALAQFRDENQGWMTGFFSYDLKNELEQLTSSNTDQLEFPGSYFFVPQYLIIIKGDKIEILADDSAYVLEQIEQQSLSFPQQYPALNLQSRFSKDEYLNAAEKIKQHISRGDIYVTNFCQEFFAEHAEIDPLATFLKLNAISPNPFGGFFKWKGNYILSASPERFLAKRGNKLISQPIKGTAKRGKTQQEDEAIKQQLRTHTKELQENVMIVDLVRNDLTKSAKPGTVKTEELFGIYSFNQLHQMISTVVCELQDGLSVIDAIRHSFPMGSMTGAPKISAMRLMEQYERSKRGVYSGAMGYFSPDNDFDFNVVIRTLLYNSTKHYLSFHTGSAITYHANAEQEYKECLLKAKAILEALGQPAAY from the coding sequence TCAATGATCCTTACTCCAAGTTTGATACGCTTATAGCCATTGGTGCAAGGCACGAACTGATAGCAGAATCAGGCAATGCTTTTGAGGCATTAGCCCAGTTTCGTGATGAAAATCAAGGTTGGATGACGGGCTTTTTCAGCTATGATCTGAAGAATGAACTGGAGCAATTAACTTCATCCAATACCGATCAGCTTGAATTTCCCGGCTCATATTTCTTTGTGCCGCAGTATCTCATCATTATAAAAGGTGATAAAATAGAGATACTGGCCGATGATTCTGCTTATGTTTTGGAGCAGATTGAGCAGCAATCGCTGAGTTTTCCACAACAATACCCTGCTTTAAATCTTCAATCCCGTTTTAGTAAAGATGAATATTTGAATGCAGCGGAGAAGATAAAACAGCATATCAGTCGTGGGGATATATATGTGACCAATTTTTGCCAGGAATTTTTTGCGGAGCATGCGGAGATTGATCCTTTAGCCACATTTTTAAAGCTGAACGCTATTTCGCCAAACCCTTTTGGTGGCTTTTTTAAGTGGAAGGGTAATTATATTCTATCAGCATCGCCCGAGCGCTTTTTGGCAAAACGGGGTAATAAGCTTATCTCCCAACCTATAAAAGGCACTGCAAAAAGAGGTAAAACTCAGCAGGAAGATGAGGCCATTAAACAACAATTAAGGACTCACACCAAGGAGTTACAGGAAAACGTAATGATAGTTGACCTGGTGCGCAATGACCTCACCAAATCAGCCAAACCGGGCACTGTTAAAACTGAGGAACTGTTCGGCATTTATAGCTTTAACCAGCTGCATCAAATGATATCGACAGTTGTGTGTGAACTGCAGGATGGCCTTTCAGTTATTGACGCCATAAGGCACAGCTTTCCGATGGGCAGCATGACCGGCGCGCCAAAGATCAGTGCTATGCGGCTGATGGAACAATACGAGCGCAGCAAAAGGGGCGTATACTCCGGCGCGATGGGCTATTTTAGTCCGGATAATGACTTTGATTTTAATGTGGTGATCCGCACATTACTATATAATTCAACTAAACACTATCTATCATTTCACACAGGCAGCGCTATCACCTACCATGCCAATGCAGAACAGGAATATAAAGAATGTTTATTAAAAGCGAAGGCTATTCTGGAAGCGCTGGGGCAACCCGCAGCTTATTAG